One genomic segment of Solidesulfovibrio magneticus RS-1 includes these proteins:
- the tnpA gene encoding IS66 family insertion sequence element accessory protein TnpA, translating into MATSAAEGCSEKAACWTEHIAAWHKSGLSQGAYCRRHGLSQSSLSYWRKRLGATDDVGVASFVTIVPVPLLASAQADMATASEPLLVHVGDGFRIEIRGDFAAPVLEKLVRTLTRL; encoded by the coding sequence ATGGCCACATCAGCAGCAGAGGGATGTTCCGAGAAGGCGGCATGTTGGACTGAACATATTGCGGCTTGGCACAAGAGCGGCCTGAGCCAAGGAGCATACTGCCGGCGGCATGGTCTTTCTCAGAGTTCCCTGAGCTATTGGCGGAAGCGTTTAGGGGCAACGGACGACGTGGGCGTCGCGTCTTTCGTGACCATCGTCCCCGTGCCGCTGCTCGCGTCGGCCCAAGCAGACATGGCAACCGCATCTGAGCCGCTGCTGGTACATGTAGGTGACGGCTTTCGCATCGAGATTAGAGGCGACTTCGCCGCGCCGGTGCTGGAAAAGCTTGTCCGCACGCTGACACGGCTATGA
- the tnpB gene encoding IS66 family insertion sequence element accessory protein TnpB (TnpB, as the term is used for proteins encoded by IS66 family insertion elements, is considered an accessory protein, since TnpC, encoded by a neighboring gene, is a DDE family transposase.), whose protein sequence is MSPVSGIRVYLALGATDMRKSIDGLSILVSRQLQLDPFAGHLFGFCNRSRTIIKLLYWDRNGFCLWHKRLERHVFRWPTREAEVLAIDSRQLAWLLDGLDPLAVTGHSRLEYSTLF, encoded by the coding sequence ATGTCGCCGGTAAGCGGCATCCGGGTTTATTTGGCTCTGGGAGCCACAGACATGCGTAAGTCTATCGACGGGCTGTCCATCCTGGTTTCACGGCAGCTGCAACTCGATCCGTTCGCCGGTCACCTTTTCGGCTTTTGCAACCGCAGCCGGACGATCATCAAGCTGCTCTACTGGGATCGCAACGGCTTTTGTCTGTGGCACAAGCGTCTGGAGCGGCATGTATTTCGCTGGCCAACCCGCGAGGCGGAGGTGCTTGCCATTGACTCCCGGCAACTGGCCTGGCTGCTTGATGGTCTCGATCCCCTAGCCGTGACGGGACACTCCCGCCTGGAGTATTCGACGCTCTTTTAG
- the tnpC gene encoding IS66 family transposase, producing the protein MAASQADQQQHVAQLEQRLRLLNLIIYGPKSEKKPRTGQEQQLSLFDEAEQAVEEQKPQTFEEACAPASTRRKRGRRPIPADLPRVEISHDLPESEKVCPCGAELVCIGEEVSEKLDIVPAKIQVIRHIRPKYACRACEGVEADGPTVKTVSMPPQIIIQGIVTPGLLAHVAVAKYADALPLYRQEDQFARLGLDISRGTLAGWMIRVAKACEPLIDMIIAEIRSGPIVNMDETTVQVLAEPGRANTTKSFMWVARGGTPGKLVVLFRYHPSRAGNVAAEILGDFKGYLQTDGYSGYEALGEREGLRHLGCMAHVRRKFVEVEKTAGKKGKGGTAHAALDLIGKLYDVERQAEKQRLKPEQITALRAEKSRPILDKLKALLDARVASTPPKSLLGKAIGYAIKQWERLVVYLEDGRLRPDNNLAENAIRPFAVGRKNWLFSGHPRGADASAAIYSLIETAKANGLEPYRYLRHLFEHLPAATTHAQRKALLPQHLDPCSLIIPA; encoded by the coding sequence ATGGCCGCCAGCCAAGCTGACCAGCAGCAACATGTTGCCCAGCTTGAGCAGCGCCTTCGGCTCCTGAACCTGATCATCTACGGCCCGAAGTCCGAGAAAAAGCCCCGCACCGGCCAAGAGCAGCAGCTTTCCCTGTTCGATGAGGCCGAGCAGGCCGTGGAGGAGCAGAAACCGCAGACCTTCGAGGAGGCCTGCGCCCCGGCGAGCACCCGCCGCAAACGCGGCCGTCGCCCCATCCCTGCGGATCTGCCCCGGGTGGAGATCAGCCACGACCTGCCGGAATCGGAGAAGGTCTGCCCCTGCGGCGCTGAGCTGGTCTGCATCGGTGAGGAAGTCAGCGAAAAGCTCGACATCGTGCCGGCCAAAATCCAGGTCATCCGCCACATCCGGCCAAAATACGCCTGCCGGGCCTGCGAGGGCGTGGAAGCCGACGGACCGACGGTGAAAACCGTGTCCATGCCGCCCCAGATTATCATCCAAGGTATCGTCACCCCGGGCCTTTTGGCCCATGTCGCCGTGGCCAAGTATGCCGACGCGCTGCCCCTGTACCGCCAGGAGGATCAGTTCGCTCGCCTGGGGCTGGACATCTCTCGGGGAACCCTGGCTGGCTGGATGATCCGCGTGGCCAAGGCCTGCGAGCCGCTCATCGACATGATCATCGCTGAAATTCGTTCCGGGCCCATCGTCAACATGGACGAGACCACGGTCCAGGTGCTTGCCGAACCAGGCCGGGCCAACACCACGAAATCATTTATGTGGGTCGCCCGGGGCGGAACACCGGGAAAACTGGTCGTGCTCTTTCGCTATCATCCGAGCCGGGCCGGCAACGTGGCTGCGGAAATTCTGGGCGACTTCAAAGGCTATCTGCAGACCGACGGCTACAGCGGCTACGAGGCTCTGGGCGAACGGGAAGGTCTGCGCCACCTCGGCTGCATGGCCCATGTCCGGCGTAAATTCGTCGAAGTCGAGAAGACTGCCGGCAAGAAGGGCAAGGGCGGTACGGCCCATGCAGCCCTGGACCTGATCGGCAAGCTCTACGACGTGGAGCGCCAAGCCGAAAAGCAAAGGCTCAAGCCGGAGCAGATCACCGCCCTGCGGGCGGAAAAGTCCAGGCCGATCCTGGACAAGCTCAAGGCGCTGCTCGATGCCCGCGTCGCCAGCACGCCGCCTAAGAGTCTGCTTGGCAAGGCCATTGGCTATGCCATCAAACAGTGGGAGCGGTTGGTCGTCTACCTGGAAGACGGCCGGCTGCGGCCGGATAACAATCTGGCCGAGAACGCCATCCGTCCCTTTGCCGTGGGCCGCAAAAACTGGCTGTTCTCAGGTCACCCACGCGGAGCCGACGCCTCGGCCGCCATCTACTCCCTCATCGAAACGGCCAAGGCCAACGGGCTGGAGCCATACCGTTATCTGCGCCACCTCTTCGAGCACTTGCCGGCGGCAACAACTCATGCCCAACGCAAGGCCCTCCTGCCCCAACATCTCGATCCCTGCTCCCTGATCATCCCTGCCTGA
- a CDS encoding transposase, which translates to MSAYVATLGRPSPESSPKRLSSSASVACHSESLAALKRGVQEALFRLGHAPKFHQTDNSTAATHDLTSGKRDFNAEYLDIMNHFGMIPRTIAVGEKEQNGDVETTAMAENQGWSHQRFLQYLAEFELEERRQSRIERLRKASGLPSDKTLASLDKTQTQVEALQELESEAFATGIAYRVKEQLRWIRRAETSQAAKWRSTNFLNYASELIAGEPLLKPVAKALKTYKKHRDRILFRWCSWHTNARLEGLNGLFQAVRARARGYRNVTNFITMIYLIAAPIADFLAQ; encoded by the coding sequence TTGAGCGCTTACGTTGCTACCTTGGGGAGGCCATCGCCCGAGTCATCACCGAAACGCTTGTCTTCTTCTGCATCGGTGGCTTGCCACTCCGAGTCGCTTGCGGCGCTGAAACGAGGCGTCCAGGAAGCGTTATTCCGATTGGGCCATGCGCCAAAGTTCCATCAAACGGACAACTCCACGGCGGCCACCCATGACCTGACCAGCGGGAAGCGGGACTTCAATGCAGAATATTTGGATATAATGAATCATTTTGGAATGATACCCAGAACGATCGCCGTCGGTGAGAAGGAGCAGAACGGTGACGTTGAAACGACAGCCATGGCCGAAAACCAGGGTTGGAGTCACCAACGTTTTTTGCAGTATCTGGCTGAATTTGAACTGGAGGAAAGACGGCAAAGTCGCATCGAGCGTCTTCGCAAGGCGTCTGGACTCCCAAGCGATAAAACTTTGGCGAGCTTGGATAAGACTCAGACTCAAGTTGAAGCATTGCAGGAGCTTGAGAGCGAAGCATTTGCCACAGGCATCGCTTATCGTGTCAAAGAGCAGCTGCGATGGATTCGACGAGCCGAAACAAGCCAAGCGGCAAAATGGAGATCTACAAACTTTCTGAACTATGCCAGTGAGTTGATCGCTGGCGAGCCTCTGCTCAAACCAGTCGCCAAGGCCTTGAAGACATACAAGAAGCACCGTGACCGCATCCTCTTCCGTTGGTGCTCCTGGCACACCAACGCTCGCCTCGAAGGCCTAAACGGTCTCTTCCAGGCCGTTCGCGCCAGGGCCAGAGGCTACCGAAACGTCACGAACTTCATAACCATGATCTACCTGATCGCAGCCCCAATCGCCGACTTCCTTGCTCAATGA
- the tnpA gene encoding IS66 family insertion sequence element accessory protein TnpA translates to MAESYRKRRTPTAKLTYWREQVAAWRESGLSRTAYCRRAGVSASSLGHWVRRLAREQGNRDAVPVVVAVAPQQLASALLDVRPGRVPLRLHVGERFQVDIAEDWFFDVSNGIH, encoded by the coding sequence ATGGCGGAGAGCTACAGGAAGCGTCGAACGCCAACGGCGAAGCTGACGTACTGGCGGGAGCAGGTGGCCGCGTGGCGTGAAAGCGGGTTGAGTCGGACGGCGTATTGCCGTCGCGCGGGCGTTTCGGCAAGCTCCTTGGGACATTGGGTGCGTCGACTTGCCCGTGAGCAGGGCAACCGGGATGCCGTGCCGGTCGTCGTGGCCGTCGCCCCGCAGCAACTGGCCTCCGCCTTGCTCGACGTTCGTCCTGGCCGTGTTCCCCTGCGCCTGCACGTGGGCGAACGATTCCAGGTGGATATCGCCGAAGATTGGTTCTTCGACGTTTCAAATGGAATTCATTGA
- a CDS encoding TVP38/TMEM64 family protein, with amino-acid sequence MVYPAPNRLYTRIFLVLYAGLVLAMVPTLTLNLAGGFHWGGGGLLSAFGASLGSFIAFFVTRYAFGDILEKYFANALVDRTQRDLAKNSWQCVAFLRVNPAIPTGPLNYFLGLTAVDPCAYLFFTAVFSTPPSTIVVWIGLETYPLLCKAHQPHFGAVSF; translated from the coding sequence ATGGTCTACCCCGCCCCCAATCGTCTCTATACTCGAATTTTTCTGGTGCTTTATGCTGGTTTGGTTTTAGCGATGGTGCCGACGCTCACGCTTAACTTAGCCGGAGGTTTCCACTGGGGGGGGGGCGGCCTGCTCTCGGCGTTCGGTGCATCGCTAGGCAGTTTTATCGCCTTTTTTGTCACCAGGTACGCATTTGGCGACATCCTGGAAAAATATTTCGCCAATGCCCTCGTAGATCGTACCCAACGGGATTTAGCTAAGAACAGTTGGCAGTGCGTCGCATTTTTGCGAGTCAATCCTGCCATTCCCACCGGCCCGTTGAATTATTTTCTTGGCCTTACCGCCGTCGATCCATGCGCATACCTTTTTTTCACAGCAGTATTCTCCACCCCGCCCAGTACCATCGTTGTCTGGATCGGGCTAGAAACCTATCCTCTTCTTTGCAAGGCTCATCAGCCGCACTTTGGCGCAGTATCCTTTTGA
- a CDS encoding glycosyltransferase family 2 protein codes for MTVTILALTLNEIVGVKAILPQIDPAWYNQLIVVDGGSTDGTIEWCRENGYEVYVQKRKGIRFAYLEVMSHITGDVILTLSPDGNCEPTVIPLILEKMTHGYDLVIGSRYLDDATSSDDDLVTGFGNWLFTRTVNLLHHASYTDCMVIYRAFTKQLVYDLQLEQEDCYLLPEKLFKTVISWEPLMAVRAAKAKMKICEVAAGEPERLGGERKLQIFRWGAAYYFQFWRELWFWKPRSSK; via the coding sequence GTGACGGTAACAATTTTAGCCTTGACTTTGAATGAAATCGTCGGTGTAAAAGCAATTTTGCCGCAGATTGACCCTGCGTGGTACAATCAACTCATTGTCGTTGACGGCGGATCAACTGACGGAACCATCGAATGGTGCCGTGAGAATGGCTACGAGGTCTATGTCCAAAAACGAAAGGGTATCCGCTTCGCCTATCTGGAAGTCATGTCACACATTACTGGTGATGTTATCCTTACACTCAGTCCCGACGGTAATTGCGAACCTACGGTTATCCCACTGATTCTCGAAAAAATGACTCATGGGTATGATCTAGTCATCGGCAGTCGCTATTTGGACGACGCCACCAGTAGCGACGACGATCTAGTTACAGGCTTTGGAAATTGGTTGTTCACGCGGACGGTCAACCTTCTGCACCACGCCAGCTACACCGATTGCATGGTTATTTACCGGGCCTTCACGAAACAGCTCGTATATGACTTGCAACTAGAACAGGAAGACTGCTATCTCCTCCCCGAAAAATTGTTTAAAACAGTAATCAGTTGGGAACCGTTGATGGCAGTGCGGGCAGCAAAAGCCAAAATGAAAATCTGTGAGGTGGCCGCCGGAGAACCGGAACGCCTTGGCGGCGAGCGCAAATTGCAGATTTTTCGCTGGGGAGCAGCGTATTATTTTCAGTTTTGGCGTGAACTTTGGTTCTGGAAACCTCGCTCTTCCAAGTGA
- a CDS encoding glycosyltransferase family 2 protein, with protein MITKRPTLPYVSVVLSFYNEECVLPELLRRLRAVFREEIARESVRGYELIFVDDASTDNSAAVLNEEYRIHDDVVIVTMSRNFGVSECVLAGMEQAKGELVVYMDADLQDPPEVIPRLLDAWHADPEVEVVYTTRRSRAGEHPLKLLITKWGYRLINSISSIALPVDSGDFKLLSRRVVDELLHLGEVKPYLRALVSWVGFKQIPVYYDREPRLDGAAKTKCPVLSRKVIWGYFDRALISFSDAPLKLCLFLGFSVSFMALLYILVVLVQKVLGWYVPGWPALMAAILLIGGVQLLMIGFIGLYINIIYLESRRRPRYIINRVDAKDNRAKPTDHGRRRRDIA; from the coding sequence ATGATCACTAAACGACCTACTTTGCCTTACGTTTCCGTCGTGCTGTCATTTTACAATGAAGAATGCGTATTGCCTGAATTGCTCCGGCGTCTCCGAGCGGTGTTTCGTGAGGAGATCGCGCGTGAATCGGTGCGCGGATATGAACTGATTTTCGTAGATGATGCCTCCACGGATAATTCAGCCGCTGTACTTAACGAAGAATACCGAATCCACGATGATGTCGTCATCGTGACCATGTCCCGAAACTTCGGTGTATCCGAATGTGTGTTGGCCGGTATGGAGCAGGCGAAGGGCGAACTGGTGGTCTATATGGATGCTGATCTCCAAGACCCTCCCGAGGTCATTCCGCGTCTGCTTGATGCCTGGCATGCTGATCCCGAGGTGGAGGTTGTCTATACCACCCGAAGAAGCCGAGCCGGGGAACATCCGCTCAAACTGTTGATCACCAAATGGGGTTACCGACTTATCAACAGCATTTCGAGCATTGCACTTCCCGTGGATTCCGGAGACTTTAAGTTGCTGTCACGGCGTGTGGTGGACGAGTTGTTGCACCTTGGCGAGGTCAAGCCCTATCTTCGCGCCTTGGTGAGTTGGGTGGGGTTCAAGCAGATTCCCGTTTACTATGACAGGGAGCCTCGCCTCGACGGCGCCGCCAAAACAAAATGCCCCGTCTTGAGCCGAAAGGTTATTTGGGGCTATTTCGACCGTGCGCTCATCTCTTTTTCTGACGCGCCCCTTAAACTTTGCCTTTTTCTAGGTTTTTCCGTCTCGTTTATGGCCCTACTCTATATTCTTGTCGTGCTTGTCCAGAAGGTCTTGGGCTGGTACGTCCCTGGTTGGCCGGCACTTATGGCAGCGATACTCCTGATTGGCGGCGTTCAACTGCTCATGATCGGCTTCATAGGCCTCTATATTAACATCATCTATCTTGAATCTCGACGACGGCCGCGCTACATTATTAACCGCGTTGACGCTAAAGATAATCGCGCGAAGCCTACTGATCATGGGCGTCGCAGACGGGACATTGCATGA
- a CDS encoding B12-binding domain-containing radical SAM protein produces the protein MTRIDIVLLKPGSQKLLYGDLSDFELTAIEPPFWAALLAAYLRGKGFSVALFDAEAEGWTHEQAAAALAEAEPRLAVLVASGTNPSASTMNMQGAGALLARVKELSPDTATMLSGLHPSALPEKTLLEEKPDFVCQGEGFYTLPPLLEALAGSSEIPAIDGLWRLASDGSVVPGVRPAVFADLDALPMPAWDLLPMDRYRAHNWHCFNDITRRQPYAVLSTSLGCPYHCTFCCINALFGRPGLRTRSTASVLQEIDWLVSTHGVRNIKILDEMFAINEKRVVELCDAIAERGYDLNIWAYARVNTVTPPMIESMKRAGVNWLAYGFETASRRVLAANAKGYDPAKVDAVVDLTRRAGIYICANFIFGLPEDDYDSMQETLARMQEINAEWANIYSAMAFPGSKLYEQALAKDWPLPETWRGYSQYAPECRPLPTNYLTGGQVLAFRDYAFDAYYRNPRYLDMIRRTFGLPTVRHVMKMSAKSLRRDFAEPYGGFRTDEAAS, from the coding sequence ATGACACGAATCGATATCGTGCTTCTCAAGCCAGGAAGTCAGAAGCTGCTTTACGGCGACCTGTCCGATTTCGAACTGACGGCCATTGAGCCGCCTTTTTGGGCGGCGCTCCTAGCTGCGTATCTGCGGGGGAAAGGGTTCTCCGTGGCTCTGTTTGACGCCGAGGCCGAAGGCTGGACCCACGAGCAGGCTGCCGCCGCCCTGGCCGAGGCCGAGCCCCGTTTGGCGGTGCTTGTGGCCTCGGGCACCAATCCCTCGGCTTCCACCATGAACATGCAAGGTGCCGGCGCGCTGCTTGCTCGGGTCAAGGAACTTTCCCCGGACACGGCCACCATGCTCTCGGGATTGCATCCCAGCGCCCTACCTGAAAAGACACTCCTTGAGGAGAAACCGGATTTCGTCTGTCAAGGCGAGGGGTTTTATACCTTGCCACCCTTGCTCGAAGCCTTGGCCGGCTCCAGCGAAATCCCGGCCATCGACGGACTGTGGCGGTTGGCCTCGGACGGCAGCGTTGTGCCCGGTGTACGCCCCGCAGTGTTTGCTGATTTGGACGCCCTGCCCATGCCGGCCTGGGACCTCTTGCCTATGGACCGTTACCGGGCGCACAATTGGCATTGTTTTAACGACATTACCCGGCGTCAGCCTTACGCTGTCCTCTCCACCAGCCTAGGCTGCCCGTATCATTGCACATTCTGCTGCATCAACGCGTTGTTTGGCCGGCCCGGCTTACGGACGCGTTCCACGGCCTCCGTGCTGCAGGAAATTGACTGGTTGGTCTCCACGCATGGCGTGCGCAACATCAAGATCCTCGACGAGATGTTTGCTATCAACGAGAAGCGGGTGGTCGAGCTGTGCGACGCCATCGCCGAGCGAGGCTACGATCTTAACATCTGGGCCTATGCCCGGGTCAACACCGTCACCCCGCCGATGATCGAGTCCATGAAACGGGCCGGCGTCAACTGGCTCGCCTATGGTTTCGAGACGGCCAGCCGCCGTGTGCTCGCGGCCAACGCCAAGGGCTACGATCCCGCCAAGGTGGACGCCGTGGTGGACTTGACCCGCCGGGCTGGCATTTACATTTGCGCGAACTTCATTTTCGGCCTCCCCGAGGACGACTACGACAGCATGCAGGAAACTCTCGCCCGTATGCAGGAAATCAACGCCGAGTGGGCCAACATTTATTCCGCCATGGCCTTTCCCGGCTCGAAATTGTACGAGCAGGCCCTGGCCAAAGACTGGCCGCTGCCTGAGACTTGGCGAGGCTATTCCCAGTACGCGCCGGAATGTCGGCCGCTGCCCACCAACTATCTTACGGGCGGCCAGGTCCTTGCCTTCCGGGATTATGCCTTTGACGCCTACTATCGCAACCCGCGCTATCTCGACATGATCCGGCGCACCTTCGGCCTACCCACGGTGCGGCACGTCATGAAAATGTCGGCCAAGTCCCTGCGGCGCGATTTCGCCGAGCCCTACGGCGGCTTCAGAACCGACGAGGCCGCGTCGTGA
- a CDS encoding NUDIX domain-containing protein, with the protein MRALAPPTMYAPRRPTEQTTVRLGVGVIILDEAGRLLLERRSDCGWWGLPGGAVDPGESVAEAAMREAFEETGLRLELTGLLGVYSEPAGRIVIYPDNGDERHLVDVLVTARIASGELRSSQESLELCFFDPVDLPDDIVPPARRPLTDFLLGCNNVLR; encoded by the coding sequence GTGAGGGCGCTTGCGCCCCCGACGATGTATGCTCCGCGCCGCCCCACCGAGCAAACCACGGTGCGTCTTGGCGTAGGCGTTATTATCCTTGACGAGGCTGGCCGGCTTCTGCTGGAACGCCGGAGCGACTGCGGCTGGTGGGGCCTGCCAGGAGGGGCCGTGGATCCAGGGGAGAGCGTGGCCGAGGCAGCCATGCGCGAGGCCTTCGAGGAAACAGGACTCCGCCTTGAACTCACCGGCCTGCTCGGCGTCTATTCCGAGCCAGCGGGCCGCATAGTGATCTATCCCGACAATGGCGACGAGCGCCACCTCGTGGACGTTTTGGTTACAGCCCGCATCGCCTCCGGCGAGTTACGCTCCAGCCAGGAAAGCCTTGAACTGTGCTTTTTCGATCCAGTGGATTTGCCTGACGACATCGTGCCGCCGGCCAGACGGCCCCTGACGGACTTCCTTCTGGGATGCAACAACGTGCTCCGCTAA